In Toxoplasma gondii ME49 chromosome II, whole genome shotgun sequence, the genomic stretch GCCCCAATTATTCAGGAGACCAAGAAGTGATGAATTTGTAGCGCCTGGCAAAAGAGGCGTGGCGTTCTCAACGCGGATGCTTAGGAATGAGGCCACCCAGAGACACGCTTGCCGAGTCGGTGTTTTGTGTTTGCAGAAGGACGACTTGAGTTCTGTGGAGGCCCAGTGTGGATCTCTCCGCGAAGCCAATGATGCAGCTGTGAAAACGCTCAACGAAGTCTCctcgaaggcgaaaaaacTCGAGGTATGTCTTGCTTGATGGATACTTTTATCGACGACCTCGTTCGCTGCCTTTAGCATATGAATTGTGTTGCTGAGAAGCTCCACAAATCGGGAGACCAATCCATTGAAGCGGAACTGAAACTGGGTGGCTTCTGCTCATGCATCCGAGAAACGGTCAAAAATGGTACAGCACCTATGGTCTCAGGTGGGCCGTGTTTCTTACATACGTGTCTCGATGGAAGTCACCCCAGGAGGTGTTCCAAGAGAGCGGAACGCGCGTCTATTGTATGGCCGCTTTTCGAAGAGCATGAATTTCAGAAAGGAAACGTTCTTTCGTTCGATCTCCCGCATATGTTTTGTGCCTTCATCGCGTCTGGGTTGTCCTGTCCTTCACAGAGGCAGTGCACTTTGCTCcacgcggagaagaaagacctgattgaagagcaagagaggcTGTTCAAGTGAGCTGCAGAAGGTTCACCGAAATGCTGTGGTCAAATTCTCCTGTTCATATCGAGGAATCCAGAACTCTGTTTCGTTTGTATTCATCTCTGCATCACCTCAAGGCATATTCATGAGGCccgctgctgtcgctgcccTTGGTGGGTCTTCTTCTGAGTGTCTCGCTTGCCTCTGCCCAGGTCCTCGTCCCTTCTTTGCCTGCCTGCGTTTAACCGTATGTCTAGTTCTACCTGTCAGAGTATCTTTATCACGTTCGCAGACGTCCTTGGATTTCCTGCCTCTATATTTGTGTATTCATGTCTATTCCATGCTTGGGCATCCAGCCGTATGGTTCCGGCATCTGACAGACTTTGAAATGCCTTGAGGGAAATACCTGTGCCCAcattctgtttctctctatTCGGCGTAAGGCACTAGAATGTCTTTTTCGCTGGACGTTTCAACTCCGGGAGGCTCCGAGCAAGGAGCTGTTATTCTTCACAGTTGATGAATGTCATGCTCTTCGCTTAACAGACAACTCATTCTTCTCCTTGACCACGAGCAGCAACTGACAGCAGAGCAGCGGCGCCTTCGCGAGAACGTGAAGGAGAATTTGGAAGCCGTTAACCGGGCCGAGAAGCTGCAACAAGAACTCGACCACTTgcgacgcgagaaagaggtaACCCTGAAGCAAAGGCATTTGGCCAGTTCCGAACTTTACAAGGCAAGGAGGAATCACTTTTCTACTCACACGACAGAGAGATAAAAACGAATGCTTTCTGCAAGCCTAGACAAGGAAATGAAAGAGGCTTCTCCGGAGCAGCCAACGCCATGAGTGCCACCTGTTCGGACGGAGGGAAAGAGTCAAAAGCAAGGGTGCAACGAAAtgacctatatatatatatatatgagtatcTATCGGTATGTGTATACCACTTTGTCTCCTGTGTTTGTATGTAAGCGTCTATCTAGCGTCTATtcgaagaacgcgagagagaaagacaatACTTCTTTCCATGTTGGTAGCGTGTCTGCGCTTCGGCAAAACCCCCTTAGAGGCTACGAACATGTGTCTAAACTGGCTCGCGTGTATTGATGCTGCCACTCCGATCTAATCTGCCGAAGAAATGCAAGCAGCATCCAATTTGATCTTCCGTGTAGCCGAGATCCAATCTCTCGATAAACAAACTCGAAAAcaaatggagagagacgttTTCCCCCAATcagtcttttctctctcgtgacTCGAGGgcaccttcctctctctggcgcaCCACAATCACATTCCTCTTCCCCTCACGAGTGCAAGACTTGCActcgtctgtcgctttctgcaTGTGTCATAGTTTTTACACGTGTGCCTCCACACACTTTTGATTTTGTTGGGGTTCATGCATTGGGAATGAATTCTCTGAGAGCTTTTTTTTCATTCGCGTTCCTTCCTCAGAACACTGGCAAGGAGGCAGGTCAGATGGCCTCGCGAACTGCCACGTTGCAGACGGAGGTTGCGGCCCTGAAAGCAGACCTCAAcaaggagacggaaaagCGACGAGCCGCAGAAGAGTGAGAGATAATGATGATTTATTATTACACGTAGAACAAGCGTGCGTCTCTGAAGCTGTCTACGGTTTCCGTGCAAATGTCGGAACCGTTTTTTTGCGATGTCAGCGTCGTGTGTGATGTGTGTATCTCTACTGTAGATAAATACACGATATCAATAAATGGAGAGACACATCTGCTGTGTACAGCGACAGAAGCGTGGTACAGGACTGTCGGTTGATATTGCACAGCGGTTTTCATGTCAACCTTTCTATCCGGCTCTTACCGGCCCTAACTTTCGTCTGCTGTCAGTTATGTATGTCGCTGACACAACGTCTATGTAAACTTCCCAGCCTTCGTTTTTCTAACGTGGACTCATACAAGCCTATTTGGTGGGAGGTTATGTTGCTACACCTAACAGACAACTTCTGCGTACCGTGTCCGCCGCGGTTTTGATTTCTTGTCTGTCGGTTAAGCGTAATGAAACTTGCATCATTTGAGCGGATCGTTTTGTCGTTGACAGTGTTTTATGGCTTTTCTGAGCCTTTCAGGGGAAATACTTTCGTTCGGAGTTTCACACTGCGTATCTGCATGATTCTGGCTTGTCTGTGCGTCTCCAGAGCAGCCAACACTgcaagcgagaagacacagaatgTCAGCGAAGAATTGGAACgcatgaagaagaaactaAAATCCCAGGCATATGTGACAGAAGATCTCGAGAAGGTGAGACACTCAAAACTCGCACTAAGCAACGCAGCAACGTGTTGTCTCCCGACAAACCGAATAGCGTGTGCTGTTACCGTGAACTCGCAATTACTGTAGTCCTACGGGATTTGGGTGATTGCGGCGATTCTCGAGTAAAACGCAGCCTGCCATAATTTTGTTCAGGGCATCGACAGAGTCGTCTTTTGTATCAGGGGGTGATGGCGTTTTCGACACAGAAAGGGCATTTGTCTTCCTGGTTTACAAATATGCCAAGGCGTTGATGGGGCGTTGCGTGCGCATGTGTGTGGTTGTCTCAGCGACTcagggaaaaagaggagcagCTTTCCAAAATCCAGAGTATCTTTTGCATGAAGACTTAGCCTAGAAACAAAATGCCACCAATCTGAAGGAGACCAGAAATAGACCCATTAAACAAACTTGAGTGACCAAGCCTCTGAATTATATCTCTCTGGGGCATGCAGAAATTCGTAAATCACTGTAAGAGAGGTGGATTTTTGTGGCAATCACATCAATGTCCCGACGCATTTCCTGGCCTTGAGACGGCGCTTAAACGGCGAAGACAGATTCCGTGTGTCGACGAAAAGTCCCTTTCCCGACAAGAAAGTGATATTCAATCATCCTGTTGCTGCAGCTTCAACTCTGAAGCGTCGTCCTTTCCGTTTTAGGAAGATCGACAGAGGAATACACACGAAAGGGCATCTGTCGTACGGATGAGCAGCGATTACTCTTTTCGGCTTGTGTAACGCTGTCGGATAAACCGAGGTTTCTTCCAGTGATTCAGAAATGAAGACTTTTTATTCGCTTCTCGGATTTCGAGAGGCATGCAGCTGCGGGTGTGCGTGACGACTGTGGATACGACACCACACATTTGTGTCATGTCTACATCACAGTAAGGTAGCACAAATCGAAACAGGTCGAGCACGTGTCATTAGAGAAACTCTTTTCGTGTCTCGTGCAACGAAACGAATTGCATTGGGGGAGTCTCCCGGTTTTGTGGATGAACCGCAGAGCTGTTTGCTGCCGTTTCCACGCCCGACAGACGACAGCAACTTTATTAGGCGGCAGTTCCGCTCGTAACGCGCTTTTCGGGCTTGAACCGAGTCTGACCAAATTCTGAGTTTTGCGGACGCCCTAAACGCGGTCACCGCACAAGtaaatgtatacatatacatacatatatatgtcgtgaaggacagagagagcaagggTAGTGATTGTGTCACCTTAAAACTCTCTGCTCTTTAGGTAGTCGACCTTTTCTCGCGGCGGCCTGAATGTTGCGCTTTCAATCGAATACCGATCGTTTGGTGCATCCCGCAGAGAAATCTCCCTGGAGAGTTTTATTCCCAGAAACGAAATGTGTTGTATCCGGCGTTCACGTCGACTTAGGAGACCCAGTACGAGACGTAGATGCTCGTGAGAAGTCATCGATTCCAAGTCCTATATTGGAATAAGTTCGCAGATCCATCCCGGGGACATCCTGAGTGATGTAGCAGCCGCAGTCGATGAGACTGTTCTCCACTTTTGCGATAAGACACTAACGTGCCAGTAAGAAGAGAGTACGTGAATGTAATACGCCACCATGCGAACTTTCCCATCAACGCTCGGGACTACTGCAATTGACGTTGCCGTTCCGCGTCGTCACTGTAAATATATAATGATTAAGACAAACTCGGAGACATGTTGATAGTGCTTTCTTCGTAACGGAGATCTATTTGCAATCATGTGCCGTCAAGAAGTACATGTGCCTCGCTACCACTTGTATGTTAATATATTTGTGCAActgtaaatatatatatttatttatatattcatgtacatgtgtgtaaTGTAGAATTCTGAGGATCGCTCGCCATGCATGGGTTTTCTGTGCATCGCTTCGTTGCGACACTGGCATGGCTTCCCTTGCACGCACACCGCCTCTCTGAGTGGAACATTATTCAGCTCCATCCACCCGTCCTGTTCCCTTTTCAAGTTTTTTCTCATCTATTCACTAAATCACTAAATTTGAttgcctctgcgtccttcacTGCACGAAAAAGTCCGCTTCTTGTGCAAGACGGCGCGCAGAAGACCGCGCATCTTGGAAAAGGGAATCCACCCGTAAAATGTGATCACGGGTGATGGCAGGCGCCTCCTCATCCGCTTCAGTCTCTGCGAGAATTGACGCAGGCGTGAGCAGGTGGACAGCATAGCGAAGAGACGTGCGCTCGCCGATCTCGCCCAACAGAGTAatggcttcttcttccataTCGAGATTCTCAATTTTAGCACGAATTCGGATTACCTGACAAAAACAAATCATGTCGCGTTCCACAGTCGAAACAAGACAATTTCCCAAAACGGAAACGCAGTTGTAGAATTGAAGACTGCgtaaatatatgcatttgAGATGTGAGCCAATATATGAATATCatgagaaaaaggaagaaacgggtGCATATTAAAACTCTTGCGATGAGAACTGTTGGCAAAAACAATCTCCTTCagtctctttcctgttttttttgtTGCCACTCGGTTTCCTCGTTTTGCTATGAATCTGCTATTACAACAGATAATCTTATTCGATCTAAAATGCCTTGATGCTAACCAATGGGGGATAAGCTGTATATCGTAGAATATTGCATACCAACACACTTTAGCTGGCTTAAGCAATCGAGTGTGctggtggtgtacagcagaTGCCAACGATTCAGTTGACTTCAGATCGTAAATGGAAGCATATTCCGTATCATAGGTACTAGAGCGTCTGTATTGTCTCAACGCTGTAATTGCCTATTCGAAGCGGGCAGATTTGCTGGCTTGAAGCTCCTGAGGGCACAGTGCATCTGTGGACGTACATGTTTAATTTCCTCGAGGTTGTAAGGCAGCGTCCTGGCGATGAGCATGCGATCGAGAAGGTCGACAGGAATGCCATGGGCTGAGAGAATCTCAGTTCCTCGGATTGTGCAGATTCCACGATTTGTGGCGAAGACGACAATCGGCGTGAGAGATGACTCTAGCGCCCGATTCAAGTACGTGAAGCACTCAATGTCGAGCATGTGGACCTGGAAACGGCAAGAAAGACAGGCTTTGCCAAGCGAAATGATTTTCAAGTCTGTATCTTGGGCAGATGGCTTCTCTGTTCAACACTCGGAGTGAAGGGAATTGTAGGAAAGAGAGGTACGGCatctggagagacaaaaaacacaCTGAAAGGGATGAAGGACACTGGAACTCAAGCCTGTGCCCGTTGTGTACAGGGACCTCACAGAAAAACACGCTCCTGCTGCAGGCCGTACCACACGAGTTTGTGTCTTTGTCTGTGCAGATTTACCACATCCACTGTTTCTTATATGAAGACGGTAACAATAGCTGAAGCCATTGATAGTGTCAGGGGCAAAACGCCCACCTGCtagttctctttctccgggCCATTGCCCAGCCGTGGAATGTTGGTTCCTCTGATAAGCCAAATCTGACAATTCGTGCGTCTCTGTGAAGCAGCCTCTGAGGAAACTTCCTAATAAGAGCTGAAGAGGGCAAAAAAGGCTATGACCTGCGAGAACGAAGCATTACCTCGTCGATGAAGAGAACTCCAGGCACCAGCTCGGCAATGCCTTGATCAATGTAGCGGTTCACGACTTTGTTTATTTCCAttctcagtttctctgtTATCTCTGTCTTGCGGGGCTTCGCCAGCTGCcccagaagagaagcaaaatCGTTTCCTCCCTGCGGTCGGGCGTTTGCCGCATCGAGGTCGTGGAGGGTCACATCCTAGAAAATGAGAACCGGAAAAGAGTCCATTGATCGCGTAGAAAAATCATAGCACAGAGTTGGGGAACTTACTCCCAACTGCATGTAGTAGCTCAGCCTAAAGGGCGTGAAGCGATGAGGTTCCACAGTGTCCAAAAGTCAAAGCAAGAACGGATCGCCTCTTCGGTTCTGCCAGCCCCACTAATTGCGAACGACTGGCACTTCAGGTCAGTTCTTCTACCTGTGACTCTTTTTTTACGCATGGTCTCATGCGTGTTCGCATCAACTGTATAGGCATGTTTCTGCAGACACGTCTGCTCTTCGTTCTACCCTCAAGTCGATTGCGTTTGGTGCTGTGGAGCTTCCCTAGGACGCTAACAGAACTGTACGACAAATGTTCCTGCTGCACAGAGTGGAGCATCTGTGAACTTGCCTGTATAACTTCTTTTTTCTTATGCACATCGCCTCGGGGGATAGGAACAAATTCATCTGCATCGAGATCGAACTCCATTGCAAAGTCATCCGACCTTCCCACGCGCTTGACATTGCCCGTGGATGCTTCTATGTAGATCACATCTCCAACGCGAATTTGCTGTCGCTTTAATCCTGGCAAAAACAACGAGTAGCCACGGCTTCAGCCACAGATTTGGATCATGTGTTTTGGGAGACAACAGTGGGTATCAATATACACGGTGCTTGATTGGTCTGTGGTATATCATATATACATCGgtatgcatgcgtatatCCAGCAGTGTTGTAATATGCATGTCCTGAGAATATGTTGTGCGTTGGAACGAAGAACATATCCGTTGAGAGAAGCCAGACACGGACTCATTTTAGCTCTAAATTAGGGTGGTCGATGGATCTGAGACCTAACAACTAAAGAAAAGATCCGAAAGGAACATAACGGGAAACGAGACGATACACGTCGTTCTCACAGTGGTCTGCTGAAACAACGAAAGTTCTGATCTAAAACCGGAGTCCACAAGTGGCGAGGGGTCGACGAGTAATGTGGGAAGTTCAACTTTTGTCGTGTTGCTACCTCAAAAACAGGCTGAGGCTTCACCTTCATTTATCTGCGGAGCCAGCCGGAGGGTCTTGGAAcccttctgtgtctttaGAGTGATTTTGATCGGAGACGTGACGCGCTTAtccttttcctccgtctcATCATTCAGAACGCTCTCAGAAGGTTCATCGATCTGGATTGAtgcagaaagggagacacacCCGCAGCGTTCGATTCCTTGAATTCGTTCTCCACATATTTCTATTGTTACCCTACTTTCCCGTTTTCCGTTAGtcactttttcttttccgccCTCCCTCCTGTACTGTTACGTTGTTTGTTTCGTTCTGCCTGTTTCCCATGGGTGCTCCCTGTTCATCCATTTCGTCGACACCGTTTTCCTACGCTTTTGTGAACGCGGTGGCCCACCCATTGGACACTTGCGCGTTTTTCCGCCGACACAATGAACTTGTAGCTGGTCTGACCAGCGACGACAGATCTAAACTaagcttcctctctgttggTTCACTCGAGGCTTTGGTTGGAAACCGACGAACAACCTCTTTTAACAAAGGAGGGCTGTTCAATCTCTCTTCAAAAGACAACAGCGATGTTTGCTTTGGGTGTGGTGAGTGCGAAAGCGCCTACCATTTCCATAACCTGTCCTTCGTACACTTCCTTCATCTCCTTGATTTTGATGCCAATAGCTCGTCGAAAGTTTTCCATGAGAatttccgttttcttcacTTCGGTAGAGTAAACCTCAGAGGCAACCATCGGGCAGAAGGGAACTTTGGGTCCGAGCTCTTGTGCGATTGCCATAGCAATAGCTGTTTTGCCTGTTCCCGGCGGACCTGGCCGTTGAATCAGTGTGCCACATAATGAAGATCACTCAGATAAACCTGCTTTGAGTTTATCATCCTTCTTTCGGGTTGATGTATCTAGTCCCGGACCTGCCCTGTTTCCTTTCACTTTTCTGTGAAACTTTTTattcgtgtttctctctaAATTTACGGAGGGATGGAAAACACACCACGTCCTAGATATTTCTTTTCGGCCTTCTGCTTTCGTCACTTTCTCCgggtttcttctctcttcctctagCCAATGGCAGGGAAAGACGAATACAAAAATCCCTGTCTCGTATGATGGTTTGTTGTTTCTTGGATACGCCACACTGTCCCTCCTACGCAGCCTCACCAGCTAAAAGAAGTGCCTTGCCGGCCATTCGCTTGCACCTGATAAGCTCGACCACATAGCcggccgcctctctcgccttctcctgccCAACCATGCCCATGAATATTTCTTTGGCAGAACCGTCTTCATTCAATCCAAGGCCCTTGATGTGGCTGTGTGACGCCACCCGGTGGGCGTGCTTAGTCGACGTCACCTCTTCGATCCTCATTGTGCTTTTTTCTAACACACTTGCCAGTGCGTTTGCTAGACTGACAAGGAAAGTCGCCTTTCACAGCTTCTCTTGGAGGATACAGGAACTAAGGCGGTTTCTTGGCTAAACATAAAAGTTGTGTGTGAACTAAAAGAATTGGCCCAAGCCTTTAAAACCAGGTTGGGCTTTCAGGTACTATATGCTGATGTAAGCGAAGACAGGTACTGCCTGACAGGTCCTGAATGATCCAACAAGGAAAGTCCTGGGCCGTTGCTCACGCATTCGATGCGATGAGGCTACTtaaaacagaaacagacagggCATGCTGAAGCAATCTTAGAATGCATTGTAACAAAGTGGTGTTGTGAAGCGTCAAACGGGACGGCAGGACTTGCTTTAGACAAAAACAGGGGTCTGGAATGGAGTAAAAGTAAGAAGGACGAATCTTCGAAAGAAAGCCCTGTTTTGGGGAGTTGGCCAACCCGGACACCGGCAGAATCCCACCGCAACCGTGACTGAATGACAAGAGTCTATTTTTGGCTTNNNNNNNNNNNNNNNNNNNNGTTGATGTATCTAGTCCCGGACCTGCCCTGTTTCCTTTCACTTTTCTGTGAAACTTTTTattcgtgtttctctctaAATTTACGGAGGGATGGAAAACACACCACGTCCTAGATATTTCTTTTCGGCCTTCTGCTTTCGTCACTTTCTCCgggtttcttctctcttcctctagCCAATGGCAGGGAAAGACGAATACAAAAATCCCTGTCTCGTATGATGGTTTGTTGTTTCTTGGATACGCCACACTGTCCCTCCTACGCAGCCTCACCAGCTAAAAGAAGTGCCTTGCCGGCCATTCGCTTGCACCTGATAAGCTCGACCACATAGCcggccgcctctctcgccttctcctgccCAACCATGCCCATGAATATTTCTTTGGCAGAACCGTCTTCATTCAATCCAAGGCCCTTGATGTGGCTGTGTGACGCCACCCGGTGGGCGTGCTTAGTCGACGTCACCTCTTCGATCCTCATTGTGCTTTTTTCTAACACACTTGCCAGTGCGTTTGCTAGACTGACAAGGAAAGTCGCCTTTCACAGCTTCTCTTGGAGGATACAGGAACTAAGGCGGTTTCTTGGCTAAACATAAAAGTTGTGTGTGAACTAAAAGAATTGGCCCAAGCCTTTAAAACCAGGTTGGGCTTTCAGGTACTATATGCTGATGTAAGCGAAGACAGGTACTGCCTGACAGGTCCTGAATGATCCAACAAGGAAAGTCCTGGGCCGTTGCTCACGCATTCGATGCGATGGAGGCTACTtaaaacagaaacagacagggCATGCTGAAGCAATCTTAGAATGCATTTGTAACAAAGTGGTGTTGTGAAGCGTCAAACGGGACGGCAGGACTTGCTTTAGACAAAAAACAGGGGTCTGGAATGGAGTAAAAGTAAGAAGGACGAATCTTCGAAAGAAAGCCCTGTTTTGGGGAGTTGGCCAACCCGGACACCGGCAGAATCCCACCGCAACCGTGACTGAATGACAAGAGTCTATTTTGGCTTAACAAAACAATACCAACGCTTGAAGTGAAGCATACCCAATAATTGTACTGTTCAACTGTCGTGCATGTCGCGAAGGTGGAAGAATAGAAATGAGGTTTTTCTCACAGATTGTCCTTAGAAATACCTACGTAGCACTGAGGCTAATCCGAGATAAAGCTTACGCTTTCAAGTTTACCACTTCTGCTTAACAAAAACAGTCAGCGTAGACGATGGAACAGAGAACATACAGAGTTTGGTGGTATCATTTGTCCGACAAACCGGCCTACAGGCGTACGTAAATGACAGTGTTTCTTTAGACAGGTACACAAGCAATCAGAAACTGTCTTTCTGTGGGCTCATATTCTAGCTTTCACGAGAAGTGAACCTCTCGATTTCACCCCGCAGACGGTCTTCGTTACGGTAGTCCAATGGCAAGGATAAAATGTTTTATTTTCAACAAGCAAAAGCACGTGTTAAAAAAGGATCGTTACCATACGCGAGAAAATGCTTCATTGGCATCTGTGCCGCGCGTAGAAACTCTTTCATGTCGACCTTTTGCGCAGCACCGACCCATGCACCTTGATGCGAAAAGTGCAGAATGAAACACTGGCCCGTTGACGGGACGTTTTCACCAgcgttctttttttcagtgcATGTGTGATGTGCCTCCTGAAACGGTTTATAGGCGCGGATGGGCTCGCTTTCGTGCCAGTGCGCCACAGGCTAATCGCTAGCCCAAAAATTTCGACACTGTCGCCAACAGCAGCATTTCACACGCAAACTCTACGGACACAGAGAGTGTATTATGCTGCATCATGACTTGCTCCACCAGCAGTGCGCTTCAAAGGCGATTTTCTGTCGATGTAAACGCATTCAAAGGTGCATTTTTTGCAGGAAGTAGACGTGTTTTTGTTACGACAGTCCCCACCTTCCAGCTACTGCTGGTTGACCACTATTTCGGTGAAGGTACGTGGAATACAGACTTATGTGTTGCTCAATAAAGCTTTTgcatttttctctgcatgtgacCGCAAGAGAATCCACAGATTTGCCTACTTGGTTTGTACGTCCTCAGTGTTTCG encodes the following:
- a CDS encoding TIP49 C-terminus family protein (encoded by transcript TGME49_293368) gives rise to the protein MRIEEVTSTKHAHRVASHSHIKGLGLNEDGSAKEIFMGMVGQEKAREAAGYVVELIRCKRMAGKALLLAGPPGTGKTAIAMAIAQELGPKVPFCPMVASEVYSTEVKKTEILMENFRRAIGIKIKEMKEVYEGQVMEMIDEPSESVLNDETEEKDKRVTSPIKITLKTQKGSKTLRLAPQINEGLKRQQIRVGDVIYIEASTGNVKRVGRSDDFAMEFDLDADEFVPIPRGDVHKKKEVIQDVTLHDLDAANARPQGGNDFASLLGQLAKPRKTEITEKLRMEINKVVNRYIDQGIAELVPGVLFIDEVHMLDIECFTYLNRALESSLTPIVVFATNRGICTIRGTEILSAHGIPVDLLDRMLIARTLPYNLEEIKHVIRIRAKIENLDMEEEAITLLGEIGERTSLRYAVHLLTPASILAETEADEEAPAITRDHILRVDSLFQDARSSARRLAQEADFFVQ
- a CDS encoding TIP49 family protein (encoded by transcript TGME49_293372), which codes for MRIEEVTSTKHAHRVASHSHIKGLGLNEDGSAKEIFMGMVGQEKAREAAGYVVELIRCKRMAGKALLLAGEAA